In the Pseudothauera hydrothermalis genome, one interval contains:
- a CDS encoding response regulator transcription factor: protein MNRQDTNALILVLEDEPDIARLICNSLGEYGFRSEHLTTGQQLLARARQTAPDLCIVDLGLPDMDGMQVVRALQDGSPCAVLILTGRNDVTDRVLGLELGADDYIVKPFEPRELVARVRSILRRYQRAAPAEPAPSEASLARFAEWTFDKGRHALIAPDGREINLSAAEAALLLTMLRRPNKILSREQLLGERDLDPFDRSIDVRISRLRRKLDDDPQNPRLIKTVYGAGYLFSAQVIWE from the coding sequence ATGAACCGTCAAGACACCAACGCCCTGATCCTGGTACTCGAAGACGAGCCCGACATCGCCCGGCTGATCTGCAATAGCTTAGGCGAGTACGGTTTTCGTTCCGAGCACCTCACCACCGGTCAGCAATTGCTTGCCCGCGCCCGGCAAACCGCGCCCGATTTATGCATCGTAGACCTGGGTCTGCCCGACATGGACGGTATGCAGGTGGTGCGCGCACTGCAGGACGGCAGCCCCTGTGCGGTGCTCATCCTGACCGGGCGCAACGATGTCACCGACCGGGTGCTTGGCTTGGAGCTGGGCGCCGACGACTATATCGTCAAGCCCTTTGAACCGCGGGAGCTGGTCGCCCGGGTGCGCTCCATCCTGCGCCGCTATCAGCGCGCCGCCCCGGCCGAACCTGCCCCCAGCGAAGCCAGCCTCGCCCGCTTTGCCGAATGGACCTTTGACAAAGGCCGCCATGCATTGATCGCCCCCGACGGTCGCGAGATCAACCTGTCTGCCGCGGAAGCCGCCCTGCTGCTGACGATGCTGCGCCGGCCGAACAAAATTCTCAGCCGCGAACAACTGCTCGGCGAACGTGACCTGGACCCGTTTGACCGCAGCATCGACGTGCGCATCTCCCGCCTGCGCCGCAAACTCGACGACGACCCGCAGAATCCGCGGCTGATCAAAACGGTGTATGGCGCCGGTTACTTGTTCTCTGCGCAGGTCATTTGGGAATGA
- a CDS encoding PAS-domain containing protein, whose translation MPKPVEATEPFTSLTPEQRRRYDLLLAGLDLLDQAIAVFDATPKLVTWNKALLRLLDFPESLVRVGTPFEAFVRFNAERGEYGDGDVEQLVAERMASARAFEPHYVERARPNGRVLAVRGVPIPNLGFVSLWTDITEQRRAERVIQEQNAQLEARVRERTAELERANREIDQIARALRLSEERLRLILDAIPAMIAHVDAGQRYRFANRAYAEWFGETKESIVDKSIAEVFGPQAYATIQPHLAEAEQGERVSYEYARKNAEGRTVYARSVVVPDVSLEGGFKGYFVLSIDITEQKASQAALVQAQKMEAVGQLTGGLAHDFNNLLSIIIGNLAALKERLPAGDAACEFVDPALHAAQRGAELIRRLLTFSRRQTLEPCAVEVGALVHNMTRLLARTLTENVRIHTRLPDKALYAFVDPHQLENALLNLALNARDAMPGGGDLTIAVSERHIPDSLSMLVELPVGDYVQIDVSDTGCGIEPEALARVFEPFFTTKAFGRGSGLGLSMVYGFVRQSGGNIRVRSTPGAGTTVTFVLPRTEASAEAVQTGDTTHLHPQPPKGPVLLVEDEPDVRRIIRLQLTELGYPVIEAGDGLEARSLLEQVDDIAILVTDTVMPGGLNGRELAAHARALRPTLPILLITGYACQTTQDDGADRDIPVLRKPFDRAALERALRELTHYPARTSARP comes from the coding sequence ATGCCCAAGCCGGTCGAAGCCACCGAACCGTTCACCTCGCTCACGCCGGAGCAGCGCCGGCGCTATGATCTGTTGCTGGCCGGGCTGGATCTGCTCGATCAAGCCATCGCGGTGTTCGACGCCACACCGAAGCTGGTGACTTGGAACAAAGCACTGCTGCGTTTGCTCGATTTTCCCGAGTCTCTGGTTCGTGTCGGCACCCCCTTTGAAGCCTTTGTGCGTTTCAACGCCGAGCGCGGCGAATACGGCGATGGTGACGTTGAGCAATTGGTGGCCGAGCGCATGGCGTCGGCGCGTGCCTTCGAGCCGCATTATGTCGAACGCGCGCGCCCCAACGGCCGGGTGCTGGCGGTGCGCGGGGTGCCCATCCCCAATCTCGGCTTTGTGTCGCTGTGGACCGATATCACCGAGCAACGCCGCGCCGAGCGCGTCATCCAAGAACAGAATGCCCAACTCGAGGCGCGGGTACGCGAGCGCACCGCGGAGCTCGAACGCGCCAACCGCGAAATCGACCAGATCGCCCGGGCGCTGCGTTTGTCCGAAGAACGCCTGCGGCTGATCCTCGACGCCATTCCGGCGATGATCGCCCATGTGGATGCCGGCCAGCGCTACCGCTTTGCCAACCGCGCTTACGCTGAATGGTTTGGCGAAACCAAAGAAAGCATCGTCGATAAATCGATCGCCGAGGTTTTCGGTCCGCAAGCCTACGCGACCATCCAACCGCATTTGGCCGAAGCCGAACAGGGCGAACGGGTCAGTTACGAATATGCGCGTAAAAACGCCGAGGGTCGCACCGTCTATGCGCGCAGCGTGGTGGTGCCGGATGTCTCGCTGGAAGGCGGTTTCAAGGGCTACTTCGTGCTGTCGATCGACATCACCGAGCAGAAGGCCAGCCAGGCCGCCCTGGTGCAGGCGCAGAAGATGGAGGCGGTGGGCCAGCTCACCGGCGGCTTGGCCCATGACTTCAACAACCTGCTATCCATCATCATCGGCAACCTTGCCGCGCTCAAGGAGCGCCTGCCGGCCGGCGACGCGGCCTGCGAGTTCGTCGACCCGGCACTGCATGCCGCCCAGCGCGGGGCCGAGCTGATCCGCCGCCTGCTGACCTTCTCGCGCCGTCAAACCCTGGAGCCCTGCGCAGTGGAAGTCGGCGCACTGGTCCACAACATGACCCGCTTGCTGGCGCGCACCTTGACCGAGAACGTGCGCATCCACACTCGCTTGCCGGACAAGGCTTTGTACGCCTTCGTCGACCCGCACCAGTTGGAGAACGCACTGCTCAATCTGGCGCTCAATGCGCGCGACGCCATGCCCGGTGGCGGCGATTTGACCATTGCGGTGTCCGAGCGTCATATTCCGGACAGTCTGTCGATGCTGGTGGAACTGCCGGTGGGCGACTACGTGCAAATCGATGTCAGCGACACCGGCTGCGGGATCGAACCGGAAGCCTTGGCTCGGGTGTTCGAGCCTTTTTTCACCACCAAGGCTTTTGGTCGCGGCAGTGGTTTGGGGCTGTCGATGGTGTATGGCTTCGTGCGCCAGTCCGGGGGCAATATCCGGGTGCGCAGCACGCCCGGTGCCGGCACCACGGTGACCTTCGTGCTGCCGCGCACCGAGGCGAGCGCCGAGGCTGTGCAGACGGGCGACACCACACACCTACACCCTCAGCCTCCCAAGGGGCCGGTCCTGCTGGTCGAAGACGAACCGGATGTGCGGCGCATCATCCGCCTGCAACTGACCGAATTGGGCTATCCGGTCATCGAAGCCGGCGACGGTCTGGAAGCGCGCAGCTTGCTGGAGCAGGTCGATGACATCGCCATTCTGGTCACCGATACGGTCATGCCGGGCGGCCTCAACGGGCGCGAGCTGGCCGCCCATGCGCGCGCCCTGCGCCCGACGCTGCCAATCTTGCTGATCACCGGCTATGCCTGCCAAACCACGCAGGACGACGGCGCCGACCGGGACATTCCGGTCTTGCGCAAACCCTTCGATCGCGCAGCGCTCGAGCGCGCCTTGCGCGAACTCACACACTATCCCGCAAGGACGTCCGCTCGCCCATGA
- a CDS encoding AraC family transcriptional regulator, whose protein sequence is MGFVTGMLAGLARQGRDASALLTAAGIDIAEPASRIPVQRYADLYNRIILALDDEGFGLFERKIAPGFFEFLCRGMLGSSTLGVALERAARFLRLCLPDLALSIHREGTQAFLEIRETRALAEHATDPGRVFAFEWLLRLIHGVACWFVGRGLALDAVAFPYPRPPHADDYALVYTARSSFDADRLIARFQANLLDLPLRRDEAALERFLDGAPGRITMLYRRDREMVMRVRNALRDALPDMLSAQAVAARLHLSVRTLARRLSEEGSSYRAIKDALRRDIAIARLTKTRQPIGELAAELGYADPSAFYRAFVGWTGMSPEHYRKRG, encoded by the coding sequence ATGGGTTTCGTCACCGGCATGCTTGCCGGCCTGGCCCGCCAAGGGCGGGATGCCAGCGCACTGCTGACGGCTGCCGGCATCGACATTGCAGAGCCGGCCAGTCGGATTCCGGTACAACGCTATGCCGATTTATACAACCGCATCATCCTTGCGCTGGACGACGAAGGGTTTGGGCTGTTCGAACGCAAGATCGCGCCCGGTTTTTTTGAGTTCTTATGCCGCGGCATGCTGGGCTCGTCCACGCTGGGCGTCGCCTTAGAGCGCGCTGCGCGCTTTCTGCGCCTGTGTTTGCCCGATCTGGCACTGAGCATACACCGTGAAGGCACGCAGGCTTTTTTGGAAATCCGCGAAACCCGGGCGCTGGCCGAACACGCCACCGATCCGGGCCGGGTGTTCGCCTTCGAGTGGCTGCTGCGGCTGATACATGGGGTCGCCTGCTGGTTTGTCGGCCGCGGCTTGGCGCTGGATGCGGTGGCCTTCCCCTATCCGCGCCCGCCGCATGCGGACGACTATGCGCTGGTCTATACCGCCCGCTCCAGCTTCGATGCCGATCGCCTGATCGCCCGCTTTCAGGCCAATCTGCTCGACCTGCCACTGCGCCGCGACGAGGCCGCGCTGGAACGCTTCTTGGACGGCGCGCCCGGTCGCATTACCATGCTTTATCGACGCGACCGCGAGATGGTGATGCGGGTGCGCAATGCGCTGCGCGATGCCTTGCCCGACATGCTGTCCGCTCAGGCAGTGGCCGCCCGTCTGCACCTTTCGGTGCGCACCCTGGCGCGCCGGCTGAGCGAGGAAGGTTCGAGCTACCGCGCAATCAAAGATGCCTTGCGCCGTGACATCGCCATTGCACGGTTGACCAAAACCCGCCAACCGATTGGCGAACTGGCCGCCGAGCTGGGCTATGCCGATCCGTCGGCCTTCTATCGGGCCTTCGTCGGCTGGACCGGCATGTCGCCGGAGCACTACCGCAAACGGGGCTGA
- the icmF gene encoding fused isobutyryl-CoA mutase/GTPase IcmF, which translates to MTDLSVAKKLTPYKPKNKVRFVTAAALFDGHDASINIMRRILQSTGVEVIHLGHNRSVGEIVNAALQEDVQGIAVTSYQGGHVEFFKYMIDLLRAHGGENIKVFGGGGGVIVPSEIKELHNYGVTRIYSPEDGATIGLQGMINDVVERADFDLAHAAPATAAEILQRLAAGDRRTLARVITALENGAYGDEIKKALIDAAAKTKVPSLGITGTGGAGKSSLTDELVRRFRLDQEDRLKIAIVSIDPSRKRTGGALLGDRIRMNAIEHENIFMRSLATRDTGSEVSAALPEVIAACKLTGFDLVVVETSGIGQGDAAIVPYVDLSLYVMTPEFGAASQLEKIDMLDFADFVAINKFDRKGAEDALRDVRKQYQRNRELFNQRPEDMPVFGTMAARFNDDGVTALYHAIFARLLDKGLKAKKAGKLPKVAVKASSKGRAIVPPERARYLAEIADTVRDYHKHVQQQARVARERQSLKIAKALFEQCGKDVAGFDEMIQWKDGELTPAARKLLEQWPTEKALYAADEYVVKIRDKEIRTKLTHESLSGSKIRKVALPNFEDDGETLKFLMKENVPGSFPFTAGVFAFKREGEDPTRMFAGEGDAFRTNRRFKKVSEGMPAHRLSTAFDSVTLYGCDPDLRPDIYGKIGNSGVSIATLDDMKVLYDGFDLCAPTTSVSMTINGPAPIILAFFFNTAIDQQVEKFKADNGREPTDDEYAKIRAWTLSTVRGTVQADILKEDQGQNTCIFSTEFALKMMGDIQEYFVHHKVQNFYSVSISGYHIAEAGANPISQLAFTLANGFTYVESYLARGMHIDDFAPNLSFFFSNGMDPEYTVIGRVARRIWAVAMKNKYGANERSQKLKYHVQTSGRSLHAQEMDFNDIRTTLQALIAIYDNCNSLHTNAYDEAITTPTEESVRRAMAIQLIINREWGLAKNENPNQGSFIIEELTDLVEEAVLKEFEAIASRGGVLGAMETGYQRGKIQEESLYYEHKKHDGSYPIIGVNTFRNPKGDAQVEIELARSTEEEKQSQLKRLADFQARNKNEAPKWLAKLQQTVIENGNVFEVLMDAVRYCSLGQITGALYEVGGQYRRSM; encoded by the coding sequence ATGACCGATTTGAGCGTGGCCAAGAAGCTGACGCCCTACAAGCCCAAGAACAAAGTGCGTTTCGTGACCGCCGCGGCGCTGTTCGACGGCCATGATGCGTCGATCAACATCATGCGCCGTATTTTGCAAAGCACCGGTGTCGAGGTCATTCATCTGGGCCACAACCGTTCGGTGGGTGAAATCGTCAATGCTGCGTTGCAGGAAGATGTTCAGGGCATTGCCGTGACCAGCTACCAAGGTGGGCATGTCGAGTTCTTCAAATACATGATCGATCTGCTGCGCGCCCATGGCGGCGAAAACATCAAGGTTTTCGGCGGCGGCGGCGGGGTGATCGTGCCGTCCGAAATCAAAGAGCTGCACAACTATGGCGTGACCCGCATCTATTCGCCGGAAGATGGCGCCACCATTGGTCTGCAGGGGATGATCAACGATGTGGTCGAGCGTGCGGATTTCGATCTGGCCCATGCCGCCCCGGCCACGGCGGCCGAAATCCTCCAACGTCTGGCCGCCGGTGATCGTCGTACCTTGGCGCGGGTGATTACCGCCTTGGAAAACGGCGCGTATGGCGATGAGATCAAAAAAGCGCTGATCGATGCCGCGGCCAAGACCAAGGTGCCGTCCCTGGGGATTACCGGCACCGGGGGCGCGGGCAAGAGCTCGCTCACCGATGAGCTGGTGCGCCGCTTCCGCCTCGACCAGGAAGACCGCCTCAAGATCGCCATCGTCTCCATCGACCCCTCGCGCAAACGTACCGGGGGGGCGCTATTGGGCGACCGCATCCGCATGAACGCGATCGAGCACGAGAACATCTTCATGCGCTCGCTGGCCACCCGCGATACCGGCTCGGAAGTCTCGGCCGCGCTGCCCGAGGTGATCGCCGCCTGCAAACTCACCGGTTTCGATCTGGTGGTGGTGGAAACCTCCGGGATCGGGCAGGGCGACGCGGCCATTGTGCCGTATGTCGATCTGTCGCTGTATGTCATGACCCCGGAGTTTGGCGCTGCCAGCCAGTTGGAAAAGATCGACATGTTGGATTTTGCCGATTTCGTGGCGATCAACAAGTTCGATCGCAAGGGTGCCGAGGACGCGCTGCGCGATGTGAGAAAGCAATATCAGCGCAATCGCGAACTATTCAACCAGCGCCCGGAGGACATGCCGGTGTTCGGCACCATGGCCGCACGTTTCAACGATGACGGCGTCACCGCGCTCTACCATGCCATCTTCGCCCGCTTGCTGGACAAAGGGCTCAAAGCCAAGAAAGCCGGCAAGTTGCCCAAAGTGGCGGTGAAAGCCTCCTCCAAGGGGCGCGCCATCGTCCCGCCCGAGCGTGCCCGCTATTTGGCCGAAATTGCCGACACGGTGCGCGACTACCACAAGCATGTGCAGCAGCAGGCGCGTGTGGCCCGCGAACGTCAGTCGCTGAAAATCGCCAAGGCGCTGTTCGAGCAATGCGGCAAGGATGTCGCCGGGTTCGATGAGATGATCCAATGGAAGGACGGCGAGCTGACCCCGGCGGCTCGAAAGCTTTTGGAACAGTGGCCCACCGAGAAAGCCCTGTATGCCGCGGACGAGTATGTGGTGAAAATCCGCGACAAGGAAATCCGCACCAAGCTCACCCATGAGTCGCTCTCCGGCAGCAAAATCCGCAAGGTGGCGCTGCCCAATTTCGAAGACGACGGCGAGACGCTCAAATTCCTGATGAAGGAGAATGTGCCCGGCTCCTTCCCGTTTACGGCCGGTGTGTTCGCCTTCAAACGCGAAGGCGAAGACCCCACCCGCATGTTCGCCGGCGAGGGCGACGCCTTCCGTACCAACCGGCGCTTCAAGAAAGTGTCCGAGGGCATGCCGGCGCACCGGCTGTCGACCGCGTTCGATTCGGTCACGCTCTACGGCTGCGACCCCGATCTGCGCCCGGACATCTACGGCAAGATCGGCAACTCCGGGGTGTCGATTGCCACGCTGGACGACATGAAGGTGCTCTATGACGGTTTCGACCTGTGTGCGCCGACCACCTCGGTGTCGATGACCATCAACGGCCCAGCGCCGATCATCCTGGCGTTTTTCTTCAACACCGCTATCGACCAGCAGGTGGAAAAGTTCAAGGCCGACAACGGCCGCGAGCCCACTGACGACGAATACGCCAAGATCCGTGCCTGGACCTTGTCGACCGTGCGCGGCACGGTGCAGGCCGACATCCTCAAAGAGGACCAGGGCCAGAACACCTGCATCTTCTCGACCGAATTTGCGCTGAAGATGATGGGCGACATCCAGGAGTATTTCGTGCACCACAAGGTGCAGAACTTCTACTCGGTGTCGATTTCCGGCTATCACATCGCCGAAGCCGGCGCCAACCCGATTTCACAACTTGCCTTTACGCTGGCCAACGGCTTCACCTACGTCGAGTCGTATCTTGCGCGCGGCATGCACATCGACGACTTCGCGCCCAATCTGAGCTTTTTCTTCAGCAACGGCATGGACCCGGAATACACCGTGATCGGCCGGGTGGCGCGCCGCATCTGGGCGGTGGCGATGAAGAACAAGTACGGTGCCAACGAGCGCAGCCAGAAGCTCAAGTACCATGTGCAAACCTCGGGCCGTTCGCTGCACGCCCAGGAAATGGATTTCAACGACATCCGCACCACGCTGCAGGCGCTGATCGCCATTTACGACAACTGCAACTCGCTGCACACCAACGCCTATGATGAGGCGATCACCACGCCGACCGAAGAATCGGTGCGCCGCGCGATGGCGATCCAACTGATCATCAACCGCGAATGGGGACTGGCCAAGAACGAAAACCCCAACCAAGGCAGCTTCATCATCGAGGAGCTCACCGATTTGGTCGAGGAGGCGGTGCTCAAGGAGTTCGAAGCCATCGCCAGCCGCGGCGGCGTGCTGGGCGCGATGGAAACCGGCTATCAGCGCGGCAAGATTCAGGAAGAATCCCTCTATTACGAGCACAAAAAGCACGACGGCTCTTATCCGATCATCGGCGTCAACACCTTCCGCAATCCCAAAGGCGACGCCCAGGTGGAAATCGAACTGGCGCGCTCGACCGAAGAGGAAAAGCAGTCGCAGCTCAAGCGTCTGGCCGATTTCCAGGCGCGCAACAAGAACGAAGCGCCCAAGTGGTTGGCCAAACTGCAGCAAACCGTGATCGAGAACGGCAATGTGTTCGAAGTGCTGATGGATGCGGTGCGTTACTGCTCCTTGGGTCAGATCACCGGCGCGCTCTACGAGGTGGGCGGCCAGTACCGACGCAGCATGTAA
- a CDS encoding putative bifunctional diguanylate cyclase/phosphodiesterase, which yields MMQIYRKPPQLLPAESAFFRLPGALLMILDEDWIIQMMSESWRDVLGMGPETLRWRRFTDVLHELDQPDVVERLGRIGDELSTVRFSCRCRKADGRYVGLVWSVSYDPDQGLFYASAHETAVNLSDHEARLPEVFIDGLTGLPNRALFLDRVNHAMQRAARRKDLRFAVIHCGVDRFSVINHSLGNRIGDLLLIEVANLLRRSIRPTDMVARLGGDEFGILLEDIRDATSPLRVIRRLQDKLVLPFQLHEHEVFSSLSSGVALSGEQYEEADAMLRDANMAMRRAKVQGGGGYVLFDRGMHEEALRRLDLELDLRRALEKNQFEAYYQPIVRVADGRLMGFEALVRWNHPERGLISPVEFIPLAEENGLIVQIGRWMLAQACAQMRAWQRAFPRRPALTVSVNLSARQLLHPDVLSDIRRILRQSGLSARHLKLEITESAMMEDAERAIELLLALKRTRLKLMLDDFGTGYSSLSYLHRLPIDALKVDRSFIMHMHARSEDRSFVEMIVNLAQKLGRSVVCEGVELPEQEAVLRELGVDFAQGFLYSRPVTAAQAEMLIIDDAARFARRAR from the coding sequence ATGATGCAGATCTACCGTAAGCCCCCGCAGTTGTTGCCCGCCGAGAGCGCATTTTTCCGGTTGCCCGGTGCGCTGTTGATGATTCTCGACGAGGACTGGATCATCCAGATGATGAGCGAGTCCTGGCGTGACGTGCTCGGCATGGGGCCGGAGACCTTGCGTTGGCGGCGCTTTACCGATGTGCTGCACGAGCTGGACCAGCCGGATGTGGTCGAGCGGCTCGGGCGCATTGGCGATGAACTGTCCACCGTGCGTTTTTCCTGCCGCTGCCGCAAGGCCGACGGACGCTATGTCGGCCTGGTATGGAGCGTGAGCTATGACCCGGACCAGGGGCTTTTTTATGCTTCGGCACATGAGACTGCGGTCAATCTGTCAGACCATGAAGCCCGGTTGCCCGAGGTATTCATCGACGGTCTGACCGGGCTGCCCAACCGCGCGCTGTTTCTGGACCGGGTCAACCACGCCATGCAGCGTGCCGCGCGCCGTAAAGATTTGCGCTTTGCGGTGATCCACTGCGGAGTGGACCGGTTCAGCGTCATCAACCACAGCCTTGGCAACCGCATTGGCGATCTATTGTTGATCGAAGTGGCCAATTTATTGCGCCGCAGCATCCGTCCCACTGACATGGTGGCGCGCCTGGGCGGAGACGAATTCGGCATTCTGCTGGAGGATATCCGCGATGCGACCTCGCCGTTGCGGGTCATCCGGCGGCTGCAGGACAAGCTGGTGTTGCCCTTCCAACTGCATGAGCACGAAGTGTTCTCCAGCCTGTCATCCGGGGTGGCCTTGTCCGGCGAGCAATACGAAGAAGCGGACGCCATGCTGCGCGATGCCAACATGGCCATGCGGCGGGCCAAAGTGCAGGGCGGCGGCGGTTACGTGCTGTTCGACCGTGGCATGCACGAAGAAGCGTTGCGCCGCCTGGACCTGGAGCTGGATTTGCGCCGTGCGCTGGAGAAAAACCAGTTCGAAGCATATTACCAGCCCATCGTGCGGGTGGCCGATGGTCGCTTGATGGGTTTCGAAGCGCTGGTGCGCTGGAATCACCCGGAGCGCGGGCTGATTTCCCCGGTGGAATTCATTCCGCTGGCCGAAGAAAACGGTCTGATCGTGCAGATCGGCCGGTGGATGTTGGCACAAGCGTGCGCGCAAATGCGTGCCTGGCAGCGTGCTTTTCCGCGTCGGCCGGCGCTCACCGTCAGTGTGAATCTGTCGGCGCGCCAGTTGTTGCATCCGGATGTATTGTCCGACATTCGCCGCATCTTGCGGCAAAGCGGTTTATCCGCGCGTCATCTGAAGCTCGAGATTACCGAAAGCGCGATGATGGAGGATGCCGAGCGCGCCATCGAATTGCTGCTGGCGCTCAAACGCACCCGCCTCAAGTTGATGCTGGATGACTTCGGCACCGGCTATTCGTCGCTGTCCTATCTGCACCGCCTGCCTATCGACGCACTCAAGGTCGACCGCTCGTTCATCATGCATATGCACGCGCGCAGCGAAGACCGCAGCTTTGTCGAAATGATCGTTAACCTGGCACAGAAACTGGGGCGCTCGGTGGTGTGTGAGGGGGTGGAACTGCCCGAGCAAGAGGCGGTGCTGCGCGAGCTGGGCGTGGACTTTGCCCAGGGGTTTTTGTACTCGCGCCCGGTCACTGCCGCGCAGGCCGAGATGCTGATCATCGACGATGCGGCGCGCTTTGCCCGCAGGGCACGGTAG
- a CDS encoding AMP-dependent synthetase/ligase, whose product MSDSNGQSALDTFPRLLMHHAKVRPDRPAMREKEYGIWQTYSWKAVAENVRAIACGLAQLGFKRGDRLAIIGDNRPRLYWSVAACQCLGGIPVMLYQDAVAQEMAYVLQDAEIKFAVVEDQEQVDKMLEILPEVPFLEHVIYDDPRGMRHYTQTMLMGLDELQEMGRIHDRNQSDFLDGEIAKGAPDDISVMLYTSGTTGKPKGVCQTHGAFIAAAQGGVAFDRLTDQEDILSYLPMAWVGDHLFSFAQAMVAGFAINCPESSETVMTDMREIGPTYYFAPPRVFENLLTQVMIRMEDAGWLKRKLFHHFMEVARRCGAEILDGKPVPTMDRLQYALGNLLIYGPLKNVLGMSRIRVAYTAGAAIGPDLFRFFRSIGINLKQLYGQTETCAYVCLQPDGQIKLDSVGKPAPNVEVKLADNGEILVRGPMLLKAYYKRPDATAESINAEGYFMTGDAGFFDEDGHLKIIDRAKDVGKLNDGSMFAPNYIENKLKFFQHIKEAVAFGNGRDFVTAFINIDLEAVGNWAERKGLAYSGYTDLAQQDAVYQLIREDVEKVNAELASDPMMSASQIKRFLILHKELDADDGELTRTRKVRRNFISERYAVLIEALYAGRKSQYIETPVKYEDGREGKIAATLRIEEAKTFPARAARQAA is encoded by the coding sequence ATGTCCGACTCGAACGGGCAATCCGCGCTCGACACTTTTCCGCGTCTGCTGATGCACCATGCCAAGGTGCGCCCCGACCGGCCCGCGATGCGTGAAAAAGAATACGGCATCTGGCAAACCTACTCCTGGAAGGCGGTGGCCGAAAATGTGCGTGCCATTGCCTGCGGCCTGGCGCAATTGGGCTTCAAACGTGGCGACCGTCTGGCCATCATCGGTGACAACCGTCCGCGTCTGTACTGGTCGGTGGCCGCCTGCCAATGTCTGGGCGGCATCCCGGTGATGCTCTATCAGGACGCGGTGGCGCAGGAGATGGCTTATGTGCTGCAAGATGCCGAGATCAAGTTTGCGGTGGTCGAAGATCAGGAGCAGGTCGACAAGATGCTGGAAATCCTGCCCGAGGTGCCCTTTTTGGAGCATGTGATCTACGACGACCCGCGGGGCATGCGCCACTACACCCAGACCATGCTGATGGGGCTGGATGAGTTGCAGGAGATGGGGCGCATCCACGACCGCAACCAGAGCGATTTCCTCGACGGCGAGATCGCCAAAGGCGCGCCGGACGACATTTCGGTGATGCTCTACACCTCCGGCACCACCGGCAAACCCAAAGGCGTCTGCCAAACTCATGGAGCCTTCATCGCAGCCGCGCAGGGCGGGGTGGCATTCGACCGGCTGACCGATCAGGAAGACATTCTCTCCTACCTGCCGATGGCCTGGGTGGGCGACCATCTGTTTTCCTTTGCCCAGGCCATGGTGGCCGGCTTTGCGATCAACTGCCCGGAGTCGAGCGAAACGGTGATGACCGATATGCGCGAAATCGGTCCGACCTACTACTTTGCGCCGCCGCGGGTATTCGAAAACCTGCTGACCCAGGTGATGATCCGCATGGAAGACGCCGGCTGGCTCAAGCGCAAGCTCTTCCACCACTTCATGGAAGTCGCCCGTCGCTGCGGTGCCGAAATTCTCGATGGCAAACCGGTTCCGACCATGGACCGTTTGCAGTACGCGCTCGGCAACCTACTGATTTATGGTCCGCTGAAAAACGTGCTGGGCATGAGCCGTATCCGCGTGGCCTATACTGCCGGCGCGGCCATCGGGCCGGATCTGTTCCGTTTTTTCCGCTCCATCGGCATCAATCTCAAGCAGCTCTACGGCCAGACCGAAACCTGCGCCTATGTGTGTTTGCAGCCGGATGGGCAGATCAAGCTCGATTCGGTGGGTAAACCCGCGCCCAACGTCGAAGTCAAGCTCGCCGACAATGGCGAGATTCTGGTCCGCGGCCCGATGCTGCTCAAAGCCTATTACAAGCGCCCGGACGCCACCGCCGAGTCGATCAATGCGGAAGGCTATTTCATGACCGGCGACGCAGGCTTTTTCGATGAAGACGGCCATCTGAAGATCATCGACCGTGCCAAAGATGTCGGCAAGCTCAACGATGGTTCGATGTTTGCGCCCAACTACATCGAAAACAAGCTCAAGTTCTTCCAGCACATCAAGGAGGCGGTGGCTTTCGGCAATGGACGGGATTTCGTCACCGCGTTCATCAACATCGACCTGGAAGCGGTCGGCAACTGGGCCGAGCGCAAAGGCTTGGCATATTCCGGCTACACCGATTTGGCGCAGCAGGATGCGGTGTATCAGTTGATCCGCGAGGACGTGGAAAAAGTAAACGCCGAACTGGCCTCCGATCCGATGATGAGCGCCAGCCAGATCAAGCGCTTCCTGATCCTGCACAAGGAACTGGATGCCGATGATGGCGAGCTGACCCGTACCCGCAAAGTGCGCCGCAACTTCATTTCGGAACGCTATGCGGTACTGATCGAAGCGCTCTATGCAGGGCGTAAGTCGCAGTACATCGAAACACCGGTCAAGTACGAGGACGGCCGCGAAGGCAAGATCGCCGCCACGCTGCGCATCGAAGAGGCCAAGACTTTTCCTGCGCGCGCCGCGCGCCAGGCCGCCTGA